A genomic region of Oceanispirochaeta sp. contains the following coding sequences:
- the acpP gene encoding acyl carrier protein, with protein MDELFEKLKNLIAEKLEVEEDKITLDARFREDLGADSLDTYELLYAIDSEMGVSVPDEKATEFEKVSDALDFIKAELGK; from the coding sequence ATGGATGAATTATTCGAAAAACTGAAGAATCTTATTGCAGAAAAATTGGAAGTTGAAGAGGATAAAATTACTCTTGACGCAAGATTTAGAGAAGATCTCGGAGCTGACAGTCTAGATACATATGAACTTCTTTATGCTATAGATTCTGAAATGGGTGTATCTGTACCCGATGAAAAAGCTACAGAGTTTGAAAAAGTGTCAGATGCGCTTGATTTCATTAAAGCAGAACTTGGTAAGTAA
- the rpmF gene encoding 50S ribosomal protein L32 translates to MAVPKYKTSKARSKRRRTINMRMGVPTMVSCSNCGNKVLRHRVCPKCGFYKGNQIIEPQDMA, encoded by the coding sequence ATGGCAGTACCAAAATATAAAACATCAAAGGCACGATCCAAAAGAAGACGAACCATCAACATGAGAATGGGTGTTCCGACTATGGTATCATGCAGTAACTGCGGAAATAAAGTTCTTAGACACAGAGTTTGTCCTAAGTGTGGTTTCTACAAGGGTAATCAGATTATTGAGCCTCAGGATATGGCTTAA